Proteins from one Clostridium cellulovorans 743B genomic window:
- a CDS encoding KUP/HAK/KT family potassium transporter translates to MKSITKQNNISKATLGGILITLGVVYGDIGTSPLYVMKSVLNGNGGLESISENFILGTLSMVFWTISILTTIKYVLITLKADNKGEGGIFSLFTLVRRRAKWLIIPAIIGGSTLLADGMLTPAVTITSAVEGLKLIPSFDAIFGNNQNNIIIIVIAIISILFFIQHFGTDLIGKMFGPIMLIWFCTLAFMGIINISHDWTLLRALSPHYAIKTLFSSENKLGFFILGSIFLSSTGAEALYSDLGHVGRNNIYCSWPFVKICLLLNYFGQGAWLLAAKENPMYLNMKDLNPFFQMVPSGLLIFSIIISTLAAIIASQALISGSFTLVSEAIKLNLFPRLHIKYPSNSKGQLYIPSINNLLWVVCIGIVLYFKNSEHMEAAYGLAITVTMLMTTILLFNYLLKKKTPFILALAMLIGFGTIEFSFFIANIIKFMHGGFVAVLIALAILSIMYIWIKGHYIKMGLLEDVPIEDYKNQLDKLRQDADRPKYASNLVYLTSCQKPKHVERKIMYSILDKRPKRAEVYWFVNIDVTDEPYLAEYTIDTLGTSNIVKVQLNLGFRVEQKLNVFLRQISTELVESGEIELQSRTYTIMPERKVSDFRFVLINEHLSYESELNAWKSLILRAKLFIKVFTVSPAKWFGLETSDVYIEKVPLFVGHSDSTILKRVEK, encoded by the coding sequence ATGAAATCAATTACGAAACAAAATAATATTTCTAAAGCAACCTTAGGTGGGATTTTAATAACTTTAGGTGTAGTTTATGGAGATATTGGAACTTCACCACTTTATGTGATGAAATCAGTGCTTAATGGAAATGGTGGCTTAGAAAGCATATCTGAGAATTTTATCCTTGGAACCTTGTCTATGGTTTTTTGGACAATCTCTATTTTGACAACTATAAAATATGTTCTAATTACTTTAAAAGCAGATAATAAGGGTGAAGGTGGAATTTTTTCTCTTTTTACATTAGTTCGTAGGCGCGCAAAGTGGCTTATCATTCCAGCTATTATTGGTGGATCTACGTTGCTTGCTGATGGAATGTTAACCCCTGCAGTGACCATAACTTCAGCAGTTGAAGGGCTAAAGCTAATTCCAAGTTTTGACGCCATTTTTGGTAATAACCAAAACAATATTATTATAATTGTAATAGCGATTATAAGTATTTTATTTTTTATTCAACATTTTGGGACAGATTTAATTGGAAAGATGTTTGGCCCAATTATGCTTATTTGGTTTTGTACTTTAGCGTTCATGGGAATTATTAATATTTCTCATGATTGGACATTGTTGCGTGCATTGTCTCCACACTATGCAATTAAAACTCTTTTTAGTAGCGAAAATAAATTAGGATTTTTTATTCTTGGTAGTATATTCTTATCGTCGACAGGTGCTGAGGCTCTTTACTCAGATCTTGGACATGTTGGCAGAAATAATATCTATTGCTCTTGGCCTTTTGTTAAAATATGTTTATTGTTAAACTATTTTGGACAAGGAGCTTGGCTATTAGCAGCAAAGGAAAATCCTATGTATCTTAATATGAAGGACTTAAATCCGTTTTTTCAAATGGTTCCATCAGGTCTTTTGATTTTTTCTATAATAATTTCAACTTTGGCTGCAATTATTGCTTCACAGGCCCTAATTTCAGGATCTTTTACACTTGTTTCTGAAGCAATTAAATTGAATTTATTTCCTAGATTACATATTAAGTATCCATCTAATTCTAAAGGACAGCTATATATACCATCAATTAATAATCTTTTATGGGTTGTTTGTATTGGAATAGTTCTTTACTTTAAAAATTCTGAACATATGGAAGCAGCTTATGGACTAGCGATTACAGTTACTATGTTAATGACGACTATTCTCTTATTCAACTATTTATTAAAGAAGAAGACTCCATTTATTCTTGCTTTAGCTATGCTTATTGGCTTTGGTACAATTGAATTCTCCTTCTTCATTGCAAACATCATTAAATTTATGCATGGAGGATTTGTAGCTGTGCTGATTGCTTTAGCAATTTTATCTATTATGTATATTTGGATCAAAGGACATTATATTAAAATGGGTTTATTAGAAGATGTTCCAATTGAAGATTATAAGAACCAATTAGATAAATTACGCCAAGATGCGGATCGTCCTAAATATGCATCAAACCTTGTATATTTAACTAGTTGCCAAAAACCTAAGCATGTTGAAAGAAAAATAATGTACTCTATTTTAGATAAAAGACCTAAGAGAGCAGAGGTTTACTGGTTTGTTAATATCGATGTTACTGATGAGCCTTACTTAGCTGAATATACCATAGACACTTTAGGAACATCCAATATTGTAAAAGTTCAATTAAATCTTGGATTCAGAGTAGAACAAAAGTTAAATGTTTTTCTACGTCAAATTTCAACTGAATTAGTTGAGAGTGGTGAAATAGAACTTCAATCTAGAACCTATACCATCATGCCAGAACGAAAAGTCAGTGATTTCCGTTTTGTTTTAATTAATGAACATCTTTCATATGAGTCAGAATTAAATGCTTGGAAATCACTTATACTTAGGGCTAAATTATTTATAAAAGTATTCACTGTTTCTCCAGCAAAGTGGTTCGGACTTGAGACTAGTGATGTTTATATTGAGAAAGTTCCATTATTTGTAGGACACTCTGATTCTACAATTTTAAAAAGAGTTGAGAAATAA
- a CDS encoding YjfB family protein codes for MDIVALSTVMKQYDLSAQVGVALTKKIMDVSETNTQELVKMMELSANPNLGSILDAKA; via the coding sequence ATGGATATAGTTGCTCTATCAACTGTAATGAAGCAATATGATCTTTCCGCGCAAGTTGGCGTAGCACTGACTAAAAAAATTATGGACGTTTCAGAAACTAATACTCAAGAACTTGTAAAAATGATGGAACTTAGCGCTAATCCAAACCTTGGTAGTATTTTAGACGCTAAAGCCTAA
- a CDS encoding flavodoxin: MGNLKEANYLIAYYSRKGNNYVSGKIVDLPVGNTEVAANIIEEIIGGELFHIDTVQTYPKDYTETTNVAKRELNSNARPELADYLESIDAYDVIFLGYPNWWGTAPMAVFTFLEEHDFSGKTIIPFCTHEGSGFGHSEKDIAEACPNATILQGLAIHGTSVNFSKKDIANWLNKNGVI, translated from the coding sequence ATGGGGAATTTAAAAGAAGCAAACTATCTAATTGCCTATTATTCACGTAAAGGAAACAACTATGTTAGTGGCAAGATTGTGGATTTACCAGTGGGTAATACTGAAGTGGCAGCAAATATCATTGAAGAAATTATAGGAGGCGAACTTTTCCACATTGATACAGTGCAAACTTATCCTAAGGATTATACAGAAACCACAAATGTTGCAAAGAGAGAACTAAACAGCAATGCTAGACCAGAACTTGCTGATTACTTAGAAAGTATAGATGCTTATGATGTAATATTTTTAGGTTATCCTAATTGGTGGGGAACTGCACCAATGGCAGTGTTTACATTTTTAGAGGAACATGACTTTTCAGGAAAGACGATTATTCCATTTTGTACTCATGAAGGAAGCGGATTTGGGCATAGTGAAAAGGATATTGCTGAGGCTTGTCCTAATGCAACGATTTTGCAAGGGTTAGCTATTCATGGCACTAGCGTAAATTTTTCCAAAAAAGATATTGCTAATTGGTTGAATAAGAATGGTGTGATTTAG
- a CDS encoding aldo/keto reductase, translating to MEYVILNNGTKMPILGYGVYQIADQEECEKCVLDAISVGYRSIDTAQAYGNEEAVGKAIKKSGVPREEFFITTKVWISNAGYEKAKKSIEESLEKMQLDYLDLVLIHQPFNDYYGTYRAMEDLYKAGKIRAIGVSNFYPDRLIDLIQFNEIIPTINQVETHPFNQQVEAQEIMKKYAVQIESWGPFAEGKNGMFTNEILKNVGEKYKKSNAQVALRYLIQRGVVVIPKSVRKERMIENFDVFDFQLSKEDMDIIATLDTKESAFFSHYDPKVVEFLTGLGK from the coding sequence ATGGAATATGTAATACTAAACAATGGTACTAAAATGCCAATTTTGGGATATGGAGTTTATCAGATTGCAGATCAAGAAGAATGTGAAAAATGTGTGTTAGATGCAATTAGTGTGGGTTACCGCTCTATTGATACTGCACAAGCATATGGTAATGAAGAAGCTGTAGGAAAAGCAATTAAGAAATCTGGTGTTCCTAGAGAAGAATTCTTCATTACTACTAAGGTGTGGATTTCAAATGCAGGTTATGAAAAGGCTAAGAAATCTATAGAAGAATCCCTTGAAAAAATGCAGCTTGATTATTTAGATTTAGTATTAATACATCAACCGTTTAATGATTATTATGGAACATATCGTGCAATGGAGGATTTATATAAGGCTGGAAAAATCAGAGCTATAGGTGTTAGTAATTTCTATCCTGATAGATTAATTGATTTAATACAGTTTAATGAAATTATACCTACAATCAATCAGGTTGAGACACATCCATTTAATCAACAGGTAGAAGCTCAGGAAATTATGAAGAAATATGCAGTACAGATTGAATCTTGGGGACCTTTTGCTGAAGGTAAAAATGGTATGTTTACTAATGAAATTTTGAAAAACGTTGGGGAAAAGTATAAAAAATCCAATGCTCAGGTTGCATTAAGATATTTAATTCAAAGAGGCGTAGTGGTTATTCCAAAATCAGTACGTAAGGAACGAATGATTGAAAATTTTGATGTGTTTGATTTTCAATTATCAAAAGAGGATATGGATATAATTGCTACATTAGATACAAAAGAAAGCGCATTTTTCTCTCACTATGATCCAAAAGTAGTAGAGTTTTTAACAGGTTTAGGTAAGTAG
- a CDS encoding MerR family transcriptional regulator, with protein MTISEVSKKYELSQDTLRYYERIGLIPPVNRNKSGIRDYTEEDCRWVEFIKCMRASGLPIEVLIEYVALFQKGDETIEARKDILVEQHKVLVEKMEEIKKTIERLDYKITIYEDSIVEKEKDLKKLED; from the coding sequence ATGACTATTTCGGAGGTAAGTAAAAAATATGAGCTATCACAAGATACACTTCGCTACTATGAACGTATTGGACTCATTCCTCCAGTAAATCGAAATAAAAGTGGGATAAGAGATTATACGGAGGAAGATTGCAGATGGGTCGAATTTATAAAATGTATGAGAGCTTCAGGGCTTCCAATTGAAGTGTTGATTGAGTATGTTGCACTATTTCAAAAGGGAGATGAAACAATAGAGGCTAGAAAAGATATTTTAGTTGAGCAACATAAGGTATTAGTGGAAAAGATGGAGGAAATTAAAAAAACTATTGAGCGTTTAGACTATAAAATAACAATATATGAGGACTCTATTGTTGAAAAAGAAAAAGATCTAAAAAAGCTAGAGGATTAG